The Sorex araneus isolate mSorAra2 chromosome 9, mSorAra2.pri, whole genome shotgun sequence genomic interval gcatgaggttcggcccgagtatccggaaagtgacctggagcgtggcagtggctgggtagtgaagcattttagtttctcattttatttcatttcattttctcatttatctCATATGAACTaggtttcctgcccgcatgggagagcctggcaagctcccagtggcatattcatttatcaaaactagtaacaatgatgggtctcattcccctgaccctgaaaaagcctccaatgcggcactattgggaaggacgagtaaagagaggcttctcagggctaggacgaatggagacattactgagactgctcgagaaaaatcaaccatcaacaggatgatgatgatgatgatgatgatgatgatggtgatgacaaaagctatatatattttttaaaaatttggaatatttcataaatttttgtaTCATCCTTATATAGAGACTACTAATGTTATCTATATTGCTCCCATTTTTGGTATACATGCCATTAAAAGAAATACTTtactgctcccccctccccccaccacctcttCCTCGGCCTGGACTTCGGGGagcgtcccacccctcccctcacccctcaccccggCCCGGGGTTTCCGGCCATGAGTGAGCGCTGAAGTAGTTGGTGGTGTGGAGAGAGCCTCGGAGCGAAGAGTGACTTGGGGCAAGTGAAGGAAACCCCAAAATGGAGGACTTCGCGTCCCGGACCTATGGCACCAGTAGTGGCCTGGACAACAGACCGCTGTTCGGAGAGACGTCGGCCAAGGATCGAATCATCAATTTAGTTGTTGGCGGCTTAACATCCTTATTGATTCTTGTAACGCTGATCAGTGCTTTTGTTTTCCCTCAACTACCTCCAAAAccattgaatatattttttgctGTCTGCATCTCTTTGAGCAGTATTACTGCCTGCATACTTATCTACTGGTATCGACAAGGAGACTTAGAACCGAAATTTAGAAACCTAATTTACTATATCTTATTTTCTATCATCATGTTATGTATATGTGCGAACCTGTATTTCCATGATGTGGGAAAGTGAAGTTACCAAGGAGAAACACTGACCATGTCTCTTCAAAGTTGTGTTTTAAAGACTTAAGACCTTGATGAGGTATGCTGAACTTTCCTATAGGAGTTGGATACATGATCCTCTTGTATATTGTAAATCTAATTCCATCTTTCAGGGGGAAACTTCATTAATCAGTTTGCTTTTTTGTTAAGGAGCTGATGTTGCATTTAAACATCCCAACAGCACAAGTACTTTCCACTtttgaaatgaaaacttttttataATGTAATTGCATGGCGAAAGGCTATGTAACAATCTTGTATTTTAAGAcaaataatcttttatttctgttaaaCTGAATATACAATTATTGTTCTCTAGGCAACCAACTTTTGTTTATAACTACAATTTCATTTCACATTAACAAAACACAGACGGTGAAAAGACAACTTTGATTGTGAAATCTaattacaataataaataaaataatttatacagaaaaagaaatacttttctattgatttgcaaataaatttttttaccaagttatcattttattttaagccaTAACAGCTcaatctgtttttttaattattattgtcaaTGTTGTTACATTtcattaattcaaaaaatatCAATATGTACAGAATAGCATTTGTCTCTAACTAAAGACTAAAAGCAAATCTCTGGAGGTTGGAGGGAATATagaaaatttctaaattattGAGTTTTATTCATTGGTTTAAGTGgtcattttatatgaaatttaattAGCTTACCTGAGAATAGCCATAACAAATTGTATCCACTCTATTGCAggaaaaaactatataaaacaagagaatagaaTTGGTATTTAATATTCAGCCTTACTACAATTT includes:
- the LOC129407122 gene encoding transmembrane protein 243; translated protein: MEDFASRTYGTSSGLDNRPLFGETSAKDRIINLVVGGLTSLLILVTLISAFVFPQLPPKPLNIFFAVCISLSSITACILIYWYRQGDLEPKFRNLIYYILFSIIMLCICANLYFHDVGK